Proteins from a genomic interval of Pseudophryne corroboree isolate aPseCor3 chromosome 4, aPseCor3.hap2, whole genome shotgun sequence:
- the LOC134911786 gene encoding streptococcal hemagglutinin-like: SSSSSSSSNSSASSCSSSSSSSSSSASSCSSSSSSSSSSSNSSSSSCSSSSSSSSSSSSSSSSSNSSTSSCSSSSSSSSSSASSCSSSSSSSSSSSSSSSSSSSSNSSASSCSSSSSSSSSSSSSSSSSSNSSASSCSSSSSSSSSSSNSSSSSSCSSSSSSSSSSSSSSASSCSSSSSSSSSSSNSSSSSCSSSSSSSSSSSSSSSSASSCSSSSSSSCSSSSSSSSSSSSSSSSSSSSSSSSSSSSSSSSSSNSSASSCSSSSSSSSSSASSCSSSSSSSSSSSNSSSSSCSSSSSSSSSSSSSSSSSNSSTSSCSSSSSSSSSSASSCSSSSSSSSSSSSSSSSSSSSNSSASSCSSSSSSSSSSSSSSSSSSNSSASSCSSSSSSSSSSSNSSSSSSCSSSSSSSSSSSSSSASSCSSSSSSSSSSSNSSSSSCSSSSSSSSSSSSSSSSASSCSSSSSSSCSSSSSSSSSSSSSSSSSSSSSSSSSNSSSSSCSSSSSSSSSSSSSSSSSSSSSSSSNSSSSSSSSNSSSSSSSSSSSSSSSSSSSSSSSSNSSASSCSSSSSSSSSSSSSSSSSSSSSSSSNSSASSCSSSSSSSSSSASSCSSSSSSSSSSSNSSSSSCSSSSSSSSSSSSSSSSSSSSSSSNSSASSCSSSSSSSSISASSCSSSSSSSSSSSSASSCSSSSSSSSSSSNSSSSSCSSSSSSSSSSSSSSSSSSNSSASSCSSSSSSSSSSASSCSSSSSSSSSSSSSSSSSSSSSSNSSASSCSSSSSSSSISASSCSSSSSSSCSSSSSSSSSRSSSSSSSASSCSSSSSSSSSSSNSSSSSCSSSSSSSSSSSSSSSSSSNSSASSCSSSSSSSSSSASSCSSSSSSSSSSSSSSSSSSSSS; the protein is encoded by the coding sequence agtagcagcagtagtagtagtagtaatagtagcgctagcagttgcagtagcagtagtagtagcagtagtagtagcgctagcagttgcagtagcagtagtagtagcagtagtagtagtagtaatagtagtagtagcagttgcagtagcagtagtagtagtagtagcagtagtagcagcagtagtagtagtagtaatagtagcactagcagttgcagtagcagtagtagtagcagtagtagtagcgctagcagttgcagtagcagtagtagtagtagtagtagtagtagcagtagtagcagcagtagtagtagtagtaatagtagcgctagcagttgcagtagcagtagtagtagtagtagtagcagtagtagcagcagtagtagtagtagtaatagtagcgctagcagttgcagtagcagtagtagtagcagtagtagtagtagtaatagtagtagtagtagcagttgcagtagcagtagtagcagcagtagtagtagtagtagtagtagcgctagcagttgcagtagcagtagtagtagcagtagtagtagtagtaatagtagtagtagcagttgcagtagcagtagtagtagcagtagtagtagtagtagcagtagtagtagcgctagcagttgcagtagcagtagtagtagcagttgcagtagcagtagtagcagcagtagtagtagtagtagtagtagtagcagtagtagcagcagtagtagtagtagtagcagtagtagcagcagtagtagtagtagtaatagtagcgctagcagttgcagtagcagtagtagtagcagtagtagtagcgctagcagttgcagtagcagtagtagtagcagtagtagtagtagtaatagtagtagtagcagttgcagtagcagtagtagtagtagtagcagtagtagcagcagtagtagtagtagtaatagtagcactagcagttgcagtagcagtagtagtagcagtagtagtagcgctagcagttgcagtagcagtagtagtagtagtagtagtagtagcagtagtagcagcagtagtagtagtagtaatagtagcgctagcagttgcagtagcagtagtagtagtagtagtagcagtagtagcagcagtagtagtagtagtaatagtagcgctagcagttgcagtagcagtagtagtagcagtagtagtagtagtaatagtagtagtagtagcagttgcagtagcagtagtagcagcagtagtagtagtagtagtagtagcgctagcagttgcagtagcagtagtagtagcagtagtagtagtagtaatagtagtagtagcagttgcagtagcagtagtagtagcagtagtagtagtagtagcagtagtagtagcgctagcagttgcagtagcagtagtagtagcagttgcagtagcagtagtagcagcagtagtagtagtagtagtagtagtagcagtagtagcagcagcagtagtagtagtagtaatagtagtagtagcagttgcagtagcagtagtagtagtagcagtagcagtagtagcagcagtagtagtagtagtagcagcagtagtagcagtaatagtagtagtagtagtagtagtagtaatagtagtagtagtagtagtagtagcagtagtagtagtagcagtagcagtagtagcagcagtagtagtagtagtaatagtagcgctagcagttgcagtagcagtagtagcagcagtagtagtagtagtagtagtagtagcagtagtagcagcagtagtagtagtagtaatagtagcgctagcagttgcagtagcagtagtagtagcagtagtagtagcgctagcagttgcagtagcagtagtagtagcagtagtagtagtagtaatagtagtagtagcagttgcagtagcagtagtagcagcagtagtagtagtagtagtagtagcagtagtagcagcagtagtagtagtagtaatagtagcgctagcagttgcagtagcagtagtagtagcagtagtattagcgctagcagttgcagtagcagtagtagtagtagtagcagtagtagtagcgctagcagttgcagtagcagtagtagcagcagtagtagtagtagtaatagtagtagtagcagttgcagtagcagtagtagtagtagtagtagcagtagtagcagcagtagtagtagtagtaatagtagcgctagcagttgcagtagcagtagtagtagcagtagtagtagcgctagcagttgcagtagcagtagtagcagcagtagtagtagtagtagtagcagtagtagcagcagtagtagtagtagtaatagtagcgctagcagttgcagtagcagtagtagtagcagtagtattagcgctagcagttgcagtagcagtagtagtagcagttgcagtagcagtagtagtagcagcagtagtagaagtagtagcagtagtagtagcgctagcagttgcagtagcagtagtagcagcagtagtagtagtagtaatagtagtagtagcagttgcagtagcagtagtagtagtagtagtagcagtagtagcagcagtagtagtagtagtaatagtagcgctagcagttgcagtagcagtagtagtagcagtagtagtagcgctagcagttgcagtagcagtagtagcagcagtagtagtagtagtagtagcagtagtagcagcagtagtagtagt